A stretch of the Candidatus Poribacteria bacterium genome encodes the following:
- a CDS encoding formylglycine-generating enzyme family protein — translation MKMEEIFMFFTFLVMIGALFVAGCGDDTEMTNSQPIIDRLIVPQQVKAGDKVKLEAVAHDADGDKLTYKWKVSDGTVNAAGVWTVPAEATNATVLVHVSDGVNEAVESSKISIEILPPLEPIAPEGMVSIPAGEFLMGTDDPWLARFTRMDDEQPAHTVYVNAFFMDQHEVTNLEYQQFVRANPSWQKDKIDERFYDRNYLKDWQGNAYPTGKTRHPVVHVSWYAAMAYAQWQGKRLPTEAEWEYAARGGLSGKKFSWGDEFDYDQVHIARAAGDNTRTTGDTAKVGEYPPNGYGLYDMAGNVWEWCLDEYNADFYSTSPRENPFAGANGLDWVISNFTEVKSNRVLRGGSWYDVWTDQRVTNRSSKEPLKAYFDTGFRCVKAQ, via the coding sequence ATGAAAATGGAAGAAATCTTCATGTTTTTCACGTTTCTCGTTATGATAGGGGCACTCTTCGTGGCGGGGTGCGGTGACGATACAGAAATGACCAATAGCCAACCGATTATTGATCGTCTCATTGTGCCGCAACAGGTCAAAGCCGGGGATAAGGTCAAATTGGAGGCCGTTGCCCATGATGCTGATGGCGACAAGTTGACCTATAAATGGAAAGTCAGCGACGGGACGGTGAATGCAGCCGGGGTATGGACTGTCCCTGCGGAGGCAACGAACGCTACTGTCCTTGTTCATGTCAGTGACGGTGTAAACGAAGCGGTTGAAAGTTCCAAAATCAGTATCGAGATTCTTCCTCCCTTAGAGCCTATTGCGCCGGAGGGGATGGTGTCGATTCCCGCAGGCGAATTTCTGATGGGTACCGACGACCCGTGGCTTGCAAGGTTCACTAGAATGGACGATGAACAGCCGGCGCACACCGTCTACGTCAATGCGTTCTTTATGGACCAACACGAGGTAACCAACTTAGAGTATCAGCAGTTCGTACGTGCTAACCCAAGTTGGCAAAAGGATAAAATTGATGAGCGATTCTACGATAGAAATTACCTGAAAGACTGGCAGGGGAATGCCTATCCCACCGGGAAAACGAGGCACCCTGTGGTGCATGTGAGTTGGTATGCCGCGATGGCTTATGCACAGTGGCAAGGGAAGCGGCTGCCAACGGAGGCGGAGTGGGAGTATGCCGCACGGGGTGGGTTGTCGGGCAAAAAGTTTTCTTGGGGCGATGAATTTGATTACGATCAGGTGCACATCGCTAGGGCGGCTGGTGATAACACCCGGACAACCGGTGATACGGCAAAGGTGGGTGAATATCCGCCGAACGGGTACGGCCTGTATGACATGGCGGGCAATGTGTGGGAATGGTGTCTCGATGAGTACAATGCGGATTTCTATTCTACTTCACCGCGTGAGAATCCGTTTGCCGGGGCGAATGGTCTGGATTGGGTTATAAGCAATTTCACAGAGGTCAAATCAAATCGCGTGTTGCGCGGTGGATCGTGGTACGACGTTTGGACAGACCAGCGCGTCACTAATCGCAGCTCGAAGGAGCCTTTGAAAGCGTACTTCGACACCGGGTTCCGTTGTGTGAAGGCTCAGTAG